Proteins encoded in a region of the Planococcus shixiaomingii genome:
- a CDS encoding LLM class flavin-dependent oxidoreductase, protein MSTTKPNGIEIGIYSLADIGPDPLTGKTISPKQRMDEIVKAAKLADEAGLDVFGVGEHHRLDYAVSSPAVVLSAIAQATKNIKLTSATSVLSTLDPVRLYEDFATLDLISDGRAEILAGRGAFIESFPLFGYSTNDYNELFDEHMDLLLKLNKNEIVSWNGNIRSPLKKAEISPRPMQKQLPIWIGVGGTPESAERAGRLGVGMALAILGGDPIRFKPLVDIYRQAGLQAGHSPDQLSVGVNGHCYIARTSEEAKEEFYPYYSNYWSYVNRQRGMGTRMSRQDFEQMASPETALFVGSPEQIMKKILRQHELYGHSRFLAQVDVGGLPFEKVAKNIELLATEVVPMLKKAMSQSI, encoded by the coding sequence TTGTCTACAACAAAACCGAATGGCATTGAAATAGGGATCTATTCACTTGCAGATATAGGACCAGATCCTCTTACCGGAAAAACAATAAGTCCGAAGCAAAGAATGGATGAAATAGTTAAGGCGGCCAAACTTGCCGATGAAGCAGGCCTTGATGTGTTTGGAGTGGGAGAGCATCACCGGTTGGATTATGCTGTTTCCTCTCCGGCAGTAGTTTTATCTGCCATTGCGCAAGCAACAAAGAACATTAAGCTAACAAGTGCTACTAGTGTATTAAGCACATTAGATCCGGTTCGGTTGTATGAAGACTTTGCCACATTGGATTTGATTTCTGATGGCCGTGCGGAAATATTAGCAGGCCGCGGAGCTTTCATCGAGTCTTTCCCGCTTTTCGGATACAGCACGAATGACTATAATGAGCTTTTTGATGAGCATATGGATTTATTATTAAAGCTAAATAAAAATGAAATAGTTTCATGGAACGGAAATATTCGTTCTCCATTAAAGAAAGCGGAAATCTCTCCTAGGCCTATGCAAAAACAACTTCCAATATGGATTGGAGTTGGAGGCACACCTGAAAGTGCCGAGCGGGCTGGAAGATTGGGTGTCGGTATGGCTTTAGCCATATTAGGTGGGGATCCAATCAGATTTAAACCACTCGTTGATATTTATCGCCAAGCAGGTTTACAGGCTGGGCATTCACCGGACCAATTGAGTGTTGGTGTTAATGGACATTGTTATATTGCGAGAACGTCTGAAGAAGCGAAGGAAGAGTTTTATCCCTACTACTCCAATTACTGGAGTTACGTCAACCGCCAACGCGGAATGGGGACGAGAATGTCGAGGCAGGATTTTGAGCAAATGGCCAGCCCCGAAACTGCATTGTTTGTTGGAAGTCCAGAGCAAATAATGAAAAAGATCCTTCGTCAGCACGAATTATATGGACATTCACGTTTTCTTGCACAAGTAGATGTTGGCGGATTGCCATTTGAAAAAGTTGCGAAGAACATAGAATTGCTGGCAACTGAAGTGGTACCGATGCTGAAGAAGGCAATGAGTCAAAGCATATAG
- the sufB gene encoding Fe-S cluster assembly protein SufB codes for MAKKMPEIGDYKYGFHDKDVSVFRSKRGLTEDIVREISKIKEEPEWMLDSRLKALKLFYSMPMPQWGGDLNSLNFDEITYYVKPSEASQTSWDEVPEEIKATFDKLGIPEAEQKYLAGVSAQYESEVVYHNMKVELEDMGIVFKDTGSALRENEDLFKEHWQSVIPAADNKFAALNTAVWSGGSFIYVPPGIKVESPLQAYFRINSENMGQFERTLIIVDEGASVHYVEGCTAPVYTTNSLHSAVVEIIVKKDAYCRYTTIQNWANNVYNLVTKRAFVDANGTMEWIDGNIGSKLTMKYPAVYLRGEGARGMTLSIAIAGKGQHQDAGAKMIHLAPNTSSSIVSKSISKQGGKVSYRGIVRFGRKADGARSNIECDTLIMDNQSTSDTIPYNEILNDNVSLEHEAKVSKVSEEQLFYLMSRGVSEQEATEMIVMGFIEPFTKELPMEYAVEMNRLIKFEMEGSIG; via the coding sequence ATGGCGAAAAAAATGCCAGAAATCGGTGATTATAAATATGGTTTCCACGACAAGGATGTTTCTGTTTTCCGATCTAAACGCGGACTGACAGAAGATATTGTCAGAGAAATTTCGAAAATCAAAGAAGAGCCGGAATGGATGCTTGATTCCCGTTTGAAAGCTCTGAAGTTGTTTTATTCTATGCCGATGCCACAATGGGGCGGCGACTTAAATTCATTGAACTTTGACGAAATTACGTATTACGTAAAACCATCAGAAGCAAGCCAAACTTCATGGGATGAAGTGCCTGAAGAAATCAAAGCAACTTTTGACAAACTCGGCATTCCTGAAGCGGAACAAAAATACTTGGCGGGTGTATCTGCCCAGTATGAATCCGAAGTGGTTTACCACAACATGAAAGTTGAACTTGAAGACATGGGAATCGTCTTTAAAGATACAGGATCTGCGCTTCGTGAAAACGAAGACTTGTTTAAAGAGCATTGGCAGTCGGTTATTCCAGCGGCAGACAACAAATTTGCAGCGCTGAACACAGCGGTATGGTCAGGTGGATCATTCATTTACGTACCACCGGGCATCAAAGTGGAATCTCCGCTTCAAGCTTATTTCCGCATCAACTCGGAAAACATGGGCCAGTTCGAGCGTACATTGATCATCGTAGATGAAGGCGCAAGCGTTCACTATGTAGAAGGCTGTACAGCTCCTGTTTACACAACTAACTCCTTGCACTCTGCAGTTGTTGAAATCATTGTTAAAAAAGATGCATATTGCCGTTACACTACAATCCAAAACTGGGCAAACAACGTTTATAACCTTGTGACGAAACGTGCGTTTGTTGATGCAAATGGAACAATGGAGTGGATTGACGGAAATATCGGATCTAAATTGACTATGAAATACCCAGCTGTTTACCTTCGCGGGGAAGGCGCTCGCGGTATGACTCTTTCTATTGCAATTGCAGGGAAAGGCCAACACCAAGACGCTGGAGCGAAAATGATTCACTTAGCGCCAAATACTTCTTCTTCAATCGTTTCGAAATCCATTTCGAAACAAGGCGGGAAAGTATCGTACCGTGGTATCGTTCGTTTCGGACGCAAAGCGGACGGCGCTCGTTCGAACATCGAGTGTGACACATTGATCATGGACAACCAGTCGACATCTGATACAATTCCATACAACGAAATCTTAAACGATAACGTCTCGTTGGAGCACGAAGCGAAAGTTTCGAAAGTATCAGAAGAGCAATTGTTCTACTTGATGAGCCGCGGTGTTTCCGAGCAAGAAGCGACAGAAATGATCGTAATGGGCTTTATCGAGCCATTCACAAAAGAACTTCCGATGGAGTATGCGGTAGAAATGAACCGCCTCATCAAGTTCGAGATGGAAGGCAGTATTGGTTAA
- a CDS encoding NAD(P)-dependent oxidoreductase, with product MKIGIIGASGKAGNVIMNEAANREHQVTAIVRNASKLQDQNAQVIEKDIFNLKTEDVHQFDVVVNAFGAPLGEEQAHVDAGHTLIELLKGTDTRLVVVGGAGSLFVDESKSVQVIDVPDFPDVFKPTAKGQARNLKELQETSDINWTFISPSAVFDATGKRTGSYKAGKDQLLVNSKGESYISYGDYAIAVLEEIENPQHINERFTVVGEAE from the coding sequence ATGAAGATTGGAATTATTGGAGCAAGTGGTAAAGCAGGAAATGTAATTATGAATGAAGCGGCAAACCGGGAGCATCAAGTAACAGCGATCGTAAGAAATGCATCGAAATTGCAAGATCAAAATGCTCAAGTAATCGAGAAAGATATTTTCAATCTTAAAACAGAAGATGTTCATCAATTTGATGTAGTAGTCAATGCATTCGGAGCGCCGCTTGGAGAAGAACAAGCACACGTCGATGCTGGACATACTTTGATCGAATTGTTGAAAGGAACAGATACGAGATTGGTTGTAGTGGGCGGAGCAGGCAGTCTGTTTGTAGATGAAAGCAAATCAGTGCAAGTAATTGATGTCCCTGATTTTCCGGATGTATTTAAACCAACAGCAAAAGGTCAAGCGCGAAACTTGAAAGAATTACAAGAAACATCCGATATCAATTGGACTTTTATCAGTCCTTCTGCCGTATTTGATGCGACAGGAAAAAGAACCGGGTCTTATAAAGCTGGGAAAGATCAGCTTCTTGTAAATTCAAAAGGCGAAAGCTATATCAGTTATGGCGATTACGCAATTGCCGTTTTAGAAGAAATTGAAAATCCGCAGCATATAAACGAACGTTTTACTGTTGTTGGCGAAGCAGAGTAA
- a CDS encoding sulfite exporter TauE/SafE family protein — MIFVLMAIVGLFSGIVGALIGLGGGVILVPSLLFLGTAVAFFPELSPQKIVGLSVIMMIFTGLSSTLSYMKVRTVDYRSGFIFFIGSAPGTILGAFANKGLDLPSFNLYFGILLVLLAVLLLVRDKLKTVHWFVERGKKRTFVDKQNKEYVYGYPIWFALLLTFFIGFASGLFGIGGGSMIVPAMILLFLFPPHVAIGTSMFMVFLSSIVNSITHISLGNVPWIYTLAVVPSAYIGAKIGARLNKRLHSDTLVVILRIALLILGLRSIYEGLFSS, encoded by the coding sequence TTGATATTCGTTTTAATGGCGATTGTCGGTTTGTTTTCCGGCATCGTCGGTGCATTAATCGGCCTTGGCGGAGGGGTAATTCTTGTTCCGTCACTGCTGTTCCTCGGAACAGCAGTTGCATTTTTCCCAGAGTTATCACCGCAAAAAATCGTCGGGCTGTCAGTCATTATGATGATTTTCACCGGTTTGTCCTCGACGCTTTCGTATATGAAAGTAAGAACGGTCGACTATAGAAGCGGATTTATTTTCTTTATCGGCAGTGCGCCGGGAACCATCCTTGGTGCATTTGCGAACAAAGGATTGGATCTTCCATCTTTCAATTTGTATTTCGGCATCTTGCTCGTCTTGCTTGCAGTGCTCTTACTGGTCCGCGACAAGCTAAAGACAGTGCACTGGTTTGTCGAGCGCGGCAAAAAACGTACGTTTGTCGATAAACAGAACAAAGAATATGTTTACGGCTATCCGATTTGGTTTGCGCTGCTGCTGACATTTTTCATCGGTTTTGCTTCAGGGCTATTTGGAATCGGCGGCGGCTCGATGATCGTGCCGGCGATGATTCTGTTATTCTTGTTTCCGCCGCATGTGGCTATTGGAACATCAATGTTCATGGTGTTCTTATCGTCCATCGTCAACTCAATCACACATATCTCTCTCGGCAATGTTCCGTGGATTTATACGTTGGCGGTAGTGCCAAGCGCTTATATCGGTGCTAAAATTGGAGCCAGGTTAAATAAGAGACTCCACTCCGATACGCTGGTTGTTATTTTGCGGATTGCGCTTTTAATATTAGGGTTGCGCTCCATCTACGAAGGGTTATTCAGTTCTTAA
- a CDS encoding VOC family protein, translating into MNFHNNQTTFVSHVNVKVENLERSLRFYQEILGFDILEQTAKAAKLTTDGKTSILSLEQPENVIPKQGRTTGLYHFALLLPEKKDLADIVVHLSENGVRFGSSDHLVSEALYLHDPDGNEIEIYIDRDPSEWSWTGEEVAMAVDPLNFERLLKNRVPGKVWEGMPAGTLMGHIHLHVSELVKTEEFYVTGLGFDVVNRFGKQALFLSTGKYHHHIGVNTWNGVGAPKPPKNSVGMESFTLMLPNEEAIEETVDNLQKIGVSVTEEEGRRIAYDPSGNRIELAA; encoded by the coding sequence ATGAACTTCCATAATAATCAAACCACTTTTGTTAGTCATGTTAATGTAAAGGTCGAGAATTTAGAAAGGTCTTTACGGTTTTATCAAGAAATTCTCGGATTCGATATTTTAGAACAAACAGCTAAGGCTGCAAAACTGACCACAGACGGGAAGACAAGTATCTTATCGTTGGAACAACCTGAAAATGTCATTCCGAAACAAGGAAGAACGACGGGGCTGTATCATTTTGCTCTTCTATTGCCAGAGAAAAAAGACTTGGCTGATATCGTTGTCCATTTATCAGAAAATGGTGTCCGTTTCGGATCATCCGATCATCTTGTCAGTGAAGCGTTGTATCTGCATGATCCCGATGGAAACGAGATTGAAATATATATTGATCGAGATCCCTCTGAATGGAGCTGGACTGGCGAGGAAGTCGCCATGGCAGTGGATCCATTGAATTTTGAAAGATTATTAAAGAATCGTGTACCTGGTAAAGTGTGGGAAGGGATGCCTGCAGGGACGTTAATGGGGCATATCCATTTACACGTTTCTGAACTAGTGAAAACGGAAGAATTCTATGTGACAGGCCTTGGGTTTGATGTAGTTAACCGTTTTGGTAAACAAGCATTATTCTTATCTACAGGAAAATATCATCACCATATCGGCGTTAATACTTGGAACGGAGTAGGAGCACCAAAGCCGCCAAAAAATAGTGTCGGAATGGAATCTTTCACACTCATGCTGCCTAATGAAGAAGCGATTGAAGAAACAGTCGATAACTTGCAAAAAATCGGCGTATCCGTAACAGAAGAAGAAGGAAGACGCATCGCTTATGATCCATCTGGAAATCGTATAGAGCTAGCTGCTTAA
- a CDS encoding DoxX family protein, protein MSKQEIGKVILRTVLGLTFFIHGVAKFQGGISNTAGYFDSLGIPGILAYAVASIELVGGIALILGIGTKIAASLLAIIMAGAIVTAKLPAGFLGNGQMAGYELDLALLAMSLFFVLADKAVLSLDNKLFTSNKN, encoded by the coding sequence ATGAGCAAACAAGAAATAGGGAAAGTTATTTTAAGAACAGTATTAGGTTTAACGTTCTTCATCCACGGCGTAGCAAAATTCCAAGGAGGAATTTCAAATACAGCAGGATATTTTGACAGCCTAGGTATACCAGGAATTCTAGCTTACGCCGTTGCTTCTATAGAATTGGTAGGAGGAATCGCATTAATTCTCGGAATCGGAACAAAAATTGCTGCTTCGTTGCTTGCGATAATTATGGCCGGAGCTATTGTTACAGCAAAACTTCCAGCTGGGTTCCTCGGGAATGGGCAAATGGCAGGATATGAACTTGATTTGGCATTATTAGCAATGTCACTGTTCTTTGTATTAGCGGATAAAGCCGTCTTATCTTTAGATAACAAACTATTTACCTCGAATAAAAACTAG
- a CDS encoding DUF72 domain-containing protein: MINIGLTGWGDHPDVYSPGSKKTERLIDYSSHFPIVELDSTFYAVQPERNITKWINETPDGFQFIVKAYQGMTGHQRGENPFESEEAMFEAYIKSIRPMKEAGKLAMVLLQFPPWFDCKKEHVEQIREIAEKLKEFDLAIEFRHQSWYAPELREKTLDFLRENNLIHSVCDEPQAGEGSIPLVPVSTRKDKVLVRLHGRNVHGWLSPGHGQKWREVRYLYDYNKEELAEISRAAESLNETTDQVYVIFNNNSGGHAAGNAKAFKELNSLEYDNLAPKQMDLFEGGF, encoded by the coding sequence ATGATTAATATTGGATTGACGGGGTGGGGCGACCATCCAGATGTCTATAGCCCTGGTTCAAAGAAAACAGAACGGTTAATCGACTACAGCTCGCATTTTCCGATAGTGGAGCTTGATTCAACATTTTACGCGGTGCAGCCTGAGCGCAATATCACCAAATGGATCAATGAAACGCCGGACGGCTTCCAATTCATAGTCAAGGCGTATCAAGGAATGACTGGCCATCAGCGCGGCGAGAATCCGTTTGAAAGTGAAGAAGCTATGTTTGAAGCTTACATTAAATCAATCCGCCCGATGAAAGAAGCTGGCAAGCTCGCTATGGTGTTGCTTCAATTTCCCCCATGGTTTGACTGCAAGAAAGAGCATGTCGAGCAAATCAGGGAAATTGCCGAAAAGCTGAAGGAATTTGATCTGGCAATAGAGTTTCGGCACCAATCATGGTACGCTCCGGAACTTCGCGAAAAAACGCTGGATTTTTTAAGGGAGAATAATTTGATTCATTCGGTTTGTGATGAACCGCAGGCGGGAGAAGGTTCTATTCCGCTTGTGCCGGTTTCAACGCGCAAAGACAAAGTACTGGTGCGTCTGCACGGCCGCAATGTCCACGGCTGGCTAAGTCCAGGGCACGGCCAAAAATGGCGTGAAGTGCGTTATTTATACGATTACAACAAAGAGGAATTGGCGGAAATCAGCCGTGCTGCTGAAAGCTTGAACGAAACAACCGATCAAGTCTATGTTATTTTCAATAATAATTCAGGCGGTCATGCCGCGGGAAATGCAAAAGCCTTCAAAGAGCTGAACAGTTTGGAATATGACAACTTGGCGCCGAAGCAAATGGATTTGTTTGAAGGAGGATTTTAG
- a CDS encoding winged helix-turn-helix transcriptional regulator, with translation MAQLTICPKFEKSISLLSQKWVALVVYQLLLGTQRFGEIQSSIGISGKVLSERLKELEHLDIVKREIFPSTPVVIEYSLTEKGYSMEPILRTIENWSQVWIK, from the coding sequence TTGGCACAACTGACGATCTGTCCAAAGTTCGAAAAATCCATTTCCCTTCTAAGTCAAAAATGGGTGGCATTAGTTGTTTATCAATTATTACTAGGCACACAACGTTTTGGTGAAATTCAATCGTCTATTGGCATTAGCGGAAAAGTATTATCGGAACGATTAAAAGAATTAGAGCACCTAGATATAGTGAAACGTGAAATCTTCCCTTCGACACCTGTTGTTATTGAATACTCTTTAACAGAAAAAGGGTATTCGATGGAACCTATTTTGAGAACAATCGAGAACTGGTCTCAGGTTTGGATTAAATAA
- the sufU gene encoding Fe-S cluster assembly sulfur transfer protein SufU: MSSKNLDQLYRQVIMDHYKTPRNKGTLDANSVNIEMNNPTCGDRIQLTLQVEEGIVKDAKFDGEGCSISMASASMMTQAVKGKDVDTALQLSHIFSDMMLGKEYDDTIDLGDIEALQGVSQFPARIKCATLAWKAMEKGVQSDSKS, translated from the coding sequence ATGTCTTCTAAAAACTTAGACCAGCTTTATCGCCAAGTAATTATGGATCACTATAAAACACCGAGAAACAAAGGGACCCTTGATGCCAACAGCGTAAACATCGAAATGAACAACCCGACATGCGGCGACCGGATTCAACTGACGCTGCAAGTGGAAGAAGGCATTGTCAAAGATGCAAAATTCGACGGGGAAGGATGTTCCATTTCAATGGCATCCGCTTCGATGATGACGCAAGCGGTAAAAGGAAAAGACGTCGATACGGCGCTTCAACTTTCGCATATCTTTTCAGATATGATGCTCGGCAAAGAGTATGATGATACAATTGATTTAGGGGATATTGAAGCTCTACAGGGCGTCTCCCAGTTTCCAGCACGGATCAAATGCGCAACGCTTGCATGGAAGGCCATGGAAAAAGGCGTGCAAAGCGACAGCAAATCGTAA
- a CDS encoding DNA alkylation repair protein, which produces MPKAWNHQGIIEKFEAHKNAELAEQMAAYLKNQFPFLGIQSPLRKQLLKEQFTEYSLPKPEALFEEAWKLYNLSEREYQYAAIALLEKMKKVLTFDDLSTLQEMIETKSWWDSVDSIAPTLVSFLVKSDRARGQQTMLEWSRSGNMWTNRSAILHQLKFKQETDTDLLGKIITDHSSSKEFFIQKAIGWALREYAKTNPEFVHVFIASTELKPLSKREALKHFN; this is translated from the coding sequence ATGCCCAAAGCTTGGAACCATCAAGGCATCATCGAAAAATTCGAAGCGCACAAAAACGCAGAACTTGCTGAACAGATGGCTGCTTATTTAAAAAACCAGTTTCCATTCCTCGGCATTCAAAGCCCGCTCCGTAAACAGCTTCTTAAAGAACAATTCACGGAATACAGCTTACCTAAACCTGAAGCGTTGTTTGAAGAAGCGTGGAAACTCTATAACCTTTCTGAGCGGGAATATCAGTATGCAGCCATTGCTTTGCTGGAAAAAATGAAGAAGGTATTAACTTTTGATGATCTCTCAACTCTACAGGAAATGATCGAAACCAAATCCTGGTGGGACAGCGTCGATTCCATTGCTCCGACACTCGTCAGCTTTTTGGTGAAAAGCGACCGGGCACGAGGGCAACAAACCATGCTTGAGTGGTCGCGTTCTGGGAATATGTGGACAAACCGTTCCGCCATTCTCCATCAATTGAAATTCAAACAGGAAACGGATACCGATTTATTGGGCAAGATCATCACTGACCATTCCTCTTCAAAGGAGTTTTTCATCCAAAAAGCCATTGGTTGGGCATTGCGGGAATACGCAAAGACCAATCCGGAATTCGTTCATGTGTTTATTGCTTCTACTGAATTAAAACCGTTAAGTAAACGGGAAGCGTTGAAACATTTCAACTGA